A genomic segment from Nisaea sediminum encodes:
- a CDS encoding methyl-accepting chemotaxis protein encodes MRIGFRIAAGFAVTLFIAAGVGLIGYFGLTRYDKDITLTLNLLDAVDTFGQGNAQAKLYAMSRDPAYYETAVTETRAAETKLAAMVAQGEDDPALLEINTELATYDAKLGDLFAVNTETAEVTAAMAAEAADIRSAAEKLSVGAEEIFKASRAVERDAAETRDSSIAVMIAANTLLAESNAIRAAEAAYRLERNDENRAALEAGTKRLFLGALGLRKAAQGTSAEASAGRVAQITVSYRKQFSELVQAIQDGSGDVTAMFNAISESSLALGQEAGAITKDRKQALADANTAYKEASEKGTLATNARIAALEMLIAADEMSAETRRFIAESDPEKREAEKENIAGYVSVVFSKSLVIKKALPGEYGDLALQAAKAAKSFRERVDVVAEALVKQAEIEAEMHQVEERNATLTSSFKEQKIGDLRELKEQSLQSILIGTGGGVALGFILAFLIARSIVRPISVITGSMNKLADGDLESEIPMTERKDEIAQMAKAVQIFKDNANEMKRLEREQQDAERRTTEEKRKEMTALADSFEQSVKSIAQRVADAGGTMEGSASEVTSAISRTHDQAAAVAAASTEASANVQTVAAATSELTSSIQEISRQIAVSNEKSRDASNRAGQSVELMHSLRKAVDEITEVVQLIQDIAEQTNLLALNATIEAARAGDAGKGFAVVASEVKNLANQTAQATEQVSERVSAIQRETDNASLNMEEVSKVIEELGEISSSIAAAMEEQTSATQEIARNIEEASMSADDVARNIEGVNESAQISGGAADAVSGRARELTQQIESLNRQVEDFLSQVRNK; translated from the coding sequence ATGCGTATTGGGTTTCGTATTGCAGCAGGCTTCGCGGTCACGTTGTTCATCGCTGCAGGTGTCGGCCTGATAGGGTATTTCGGCCTGACCCGTTACGACAAAGACATCACCCTCACGCTTAATCTTCTCGACGCGGTCGACACCTTCGGACAGGGCAACGCTCAGGCCAAACTGTACGCAATGAGCAGAGATCCCGCCTATTATGAAACGGCGGTGACCGAGACCAGAGCCGCTGAAACCAAGCTGGCAGCAATGGTCGCCCAAGGTGAGGACGACCCGGCACTCCTCGAAATCAATACGGAACTCGCCACCTACGACGCGAAGCTCGGCGACCTTTTCGCCGTGAATACGGAAACCGCCGAAGTGACCGCGGCGATGGCCGCCGAGGCGGCGGATATCCGGTCCGCCGCGGAAAAACTCAGTGTGGGGGCCGAGGAAATCTTCAAGGCGAGCCGCGCCGTCGAACGTGACGCCGCAGAAACCCGCGACAGCAGCATTGCCGTCATGATTGCTGCCAATACGCTTCTCGCCGAGAGCAATGCTATCCGCGCCGCGGAGGCCGCATATCGCCTGGAGCGAAACGACGAGAACCGCGCGGCCCTGGAAGCCGGTACCAAGCGCCTCTTCCTCGGCGCTCTTGGGCTCAGGAAAGCCGCACAGGGAACTTCGGCCGAGGCCAGCGCGGGAAGGGTCGCACAAATCACCGTCAGCTACCGGAAACAGTTTTCCGAACTTGTGCAAGCTATCCAGGACGGGAGCGGCGACGTGACGGCGATGTTCAACGCCATTTCCGAAAGCAGCCTCGCCCTCGGCCAGGAAGCGGGCGCGATCACGAAAGACCGCAAGCAGGCCCTCGCCGACGCGAACACCGCCTACAAAGAGGCTTCGGAGAAAGGTACGCTGGCGACGAACGCGCGCATCGCCGCGCTGGAAATGTTGATTGCGGCCGACGAGATGTCGGCCGAAACGCGCCGCTTCATTGCCGAGTCGGACCCGGAAAAGCGGGAGGCGGAGAAAGAAAATATCGCCGGCTACGTTTCCGTTGTGTTTTCGAAGTCCCTCGTCATCAAGAAAGCATTGCCGGGAGAATACGGAGACCTTGCACTGCAGGCAGCGAAAGCCGCAAAGAGCTTCCGCGAGAGAGTGGATGTCGTCGCGGAAGCCTTGGTCAAGCAGGCTGAGATCGAGGCCGAGATGCATCAGGTCGAAGAGCGAAATGCCACGCTGACCAGCAGCTTCAAGGAGCAGAAGATCGGCGATCTCAGAGAACTCAAGGAACAGTCCCTCCAGTCCATCCTCATCGGCACCGGAGGGGGTGTCGCGCTTGGTTTCATTCTCGCGTTCCTGATCGCGCGCAGCATTGTTCGGCCGATCTCCGTCATTACCGGATCCATGAACAAGTTGGCCGACGGCGACCTGGAGAGCGAGATCCCGATGACCGAGCGCAAGGACGAGATCGCGCAGATGGCGAAAGCCGTCCAGATTTTCAAAGACAATGCGAACGAGATGAAAAGGCTGGAACGCGAGCAGCAAGACGCCGAACGCCGGACGACGGAAGAAAAGCGAAAAGAAATGACCGCATTGGCGGACAGCTTCGAACAGTCGGTGAAATCCATAGCTCAGCGTGTCGCCGATGCCGGCGGTACGATGGAAGGCTCGGCCTCAGAAGTGACGAGCGCTATTTCCAGAACGCACGACCAGGCCGCGGCCGTTGCGGCGGCGTCGACCGAGGCGAGCGCCAATGTGCAGACGGTCGCAGCGGCCACGTCCGAGCTCACATCGTCAATTCAGGAGATCAGCCGCCAGATCGCCGTTTCCAACGAGAAATCGCGGGACGCGTCAAACCGCGCCGGACAGTCGGTTGAACTGATGCATAGTCTGCGTAAGGCGGTCGACGAGATCACCGAGGTGGTGCAGCTGATCCAGGATATTGCCGAGCAGACCAACCTATTGGCCCTCAACGCAACGATCGAGGCGGCCCGCGCCGGCGATGCCGGCAAGGGCTTCGCGGTGGTCGCGTCGGAGGTCAAGAATCTCGCCAACCAGACTGCGCAGGCGACCGAACAGGTTTCCGAACGCGTCAGCGCGATCCAGCGGGAAACCGACAACGCCTCGCTCAATATGGAAGAGGTTTCCAAGGTCATCGAGGAACTCGGGGAAATCTCCTCCAGTATCGCAGCAGCCATGGAAGAGCAGACCTCCGCCACCCAGGAGATCGCCCGCAACATCGAGGAAGCCAGCATGAGCGCCGACGATGTCGCGCGGAATATCGAGGGGGTCAACGAGAGCGCCCAGATTTCCGGCGGTGCGGCAGACGCGGTCAGCGGCCGAGCCCGGGAGCTCACCCAGCAGATCGAAAGCCTCAATCGTCAGGTCGAGGACTTCCTCTCCCAGGTCCGCAACAAGTAA
- a CDS encoding MFS transporter: MALISGRAMAASLGVLALCLGMTALGRGAGESYAVFLLPLSGDLGWDRSSATSVYSIFMAATGFFAPLAGLLFDRFGGRLVYAAGLAALAAGYFAAGSLSELWQFQLAIGVFCGFGAALIGLAPAQAVVSRWFDKGLATALAMTYGGLGVGTLIMAPLAEYLIAKQGWRLAYEWYATVFAVLCVFVLFLPWRRIAEGADGNPRRYSRALGKSGPTLLAALKTPAFWMFFVIFFVTAMSIYGVSLQSVAYLVSEGMSERQAAFAFGTAGMLSFFGMTLTGMAADRFGHRIVATGSYGLTVIAIGALYLLPSDGTGILLVIYIVCFGLSMGARGPIITTLMARRFSGSGIGAILGAANFGQGIGAAFGAFSSGFLFDLSGGYGTGFAVCTAAAVVGAGLFWTVGADNRA; encoded by the coding sequence ATGGCACTCATCAGCGGAAGGGCGATGGCCGCATCGCTCGGCGTGCTCGCTCTCTGTCTCGGGATGACGGCGCTCGGGCGTGGGGCTGGCGAGAGTTACGCCGTCTTCCTGCTGCCGCTTTCCGGCGATCTCGGCTGGGACCGCTCCTCGGCGACCTCTGTCTATTCCATCTTCATGGCAGCGACGGGATTTTTTGCGCCGCTCGCAGGTCTGTTGTTCGACCGTTTCGGCGGACGCCTCGTCTATGCCGCCGGGCTCGCCGCCCTTGCCGCGGGATACTTCGCTGCCGGTTCGCTTTCCGAACTCTGGCAGTTCCAGCTCGCGATCGGTGTTTTTTGCGGCTTCGGTGCGGCGCTGATCGGGCTTGCGCCGGCACAGGCCGTGGTCAGCCGTTGGTTCGACAAGGGGCTGGCGACTGCGCTTGCGATGACCTACGGCGGTCTCGGTGTTGGCACGCTAATCATGGCGCCGCTGGCGGAATATCTGATCGCGAAACAGGGCTGGCGCCTGGCCTACGAATGGTACGCTACCGTCTTCGCCGTACTCTGCGTCTTCGTCCTGTTCCTCCCCTGGCGGCGGATCGCGGAGGGCGCGGACGGCAATCCGCGGCGCTATTCGCGCGCGCTCGGAAAATCCGGACCGACCCTGCTCGCGGCGCTGAAGACTCCAGCCTTCTGGATGTTTTTCGTCATCTTCTTCGTCACGGCGATGTCGATCTACGGGGTCAGCCTGCAATCGGTCGCCTATCTCGTCAGCGAGGGGATGAGCGAGCGCCAGGCGGCCTTCGCATTCGGGACCGCCGGGATGCTGTCCTTCTTCGGAATGACCCTGACGGGCATGGCAGCGGACAGGTTCGGCCATCGCATCGTCGCGACCGGGAGTTACGGACTGACGGTGATCGCCATCGGGGCGCTCTACCTGCTGCCGTCGGACGGCACCGGCATTCTGCTGGTGATCTATATCGTCTGTTTCGGTCTCAGCATGGGGGCGAGGGGCCCGATCATCACGACGCTGATGGCCCGGCGCTTTTCCGGTTCGGGGATCGGAGCGATCCTCGGCGCGGCGAATTTCGGCCAGGGGATCGGAGCCGCCTTCGGCGCTTTCTCCTCGGGATTTCTGTTCGATTTGAGCGGCGGATACGGGACTGGCTTCGCGGTCTGCACGGCGGCTGCGGTTGTCGGCGCCGGCCTGTTCTGGACGGTCGGCGCCGACAACCGCGCTTGA
- a CDS encoding ABC transporter permease gives MNWLKRPASETQITHGQRLWLYIVASVIMILLVAPTLIVMPMSFSASQYLEFPPREWSLRWYEHYLSSPAWIDATWTSLKAGFLTMCVATPLGIAAAYGLHVSRHPLGQFFYIVLITPIMVPVILIAIAAFYVFVQIRLVNSLFGLVIAHSILALPLVLIVVSAALKSYDMNQEMAARSLGASRFTAFIGITLPQIRFSVLTAALLSFLTSFDEVIVAMFVSGGDNSTLTRNMFNALRDQIDPTIASISTIMIVISSTLLILSQFFGKSRD, from the coding sequence ATGAACTGGCTGAAGCGCCCTGCCTCCGAGACCCAGATCACCCACGGCCAGCGGCTCTGGCTCTACATCGTCGCGTCCGTGATCATGATCCTGCTCGTCGCGCCGACCCTGATCGTCATGCCGATGTCTTTCTCGGCCTCGCAGTATCTCGAATTTCCACCGCGGGAATGGTCGCTGCGCTGGTACGAGCATTACCTGAGTTCGCCAGCCTGGATCGATGCGACCTGGACCTCCCTTAAGGCTGGATTCCTCACCATGTGCGTCGCCACGCCGCTCGGAATCGCGGCGGCCTACGGCCTCCATGTCTCGCGACACCCGCTCGGCCAGTTCTTCTACATCGTCCTCATCACGCCGATCATGGTTCCGGTCATCCTGATCGCCATCGCGGCCTTCTATGTCTTCGTGCAGATCCGGCTCGTGAACAGCTTGTTCGGTCTGGTGATCGCCCACTCGATCCTCGCCTTGCCGCTCGTGCTGATCGTCGTCAGTGCGGCACTGAAGAGCTACGACATGAACCAGGAGATGGCGGCCCGCAGCCTCGGTGCCTCGCGCTTCACCGCCTTCATCGGCATCACCTTGCCGCAGATCCGTTTCTCCGTCCTGACCGCGGCCTTGCTCTCGTTCCTTACCTCCTTCGACGAGGTGATTGTCGCCATGTTCGTTTCCGGCGGGGATAATTCGACCCTCACGCGGAACATGTTCAACGCGCTCCGCGACCAGATCGATCCGACCATTGCCTCGATCTCGACCATCATGATCGTGATCTCTTCGACGCTGTTGATCCTGAGCCAGTTTTTCGGGAAGTCGCGTGACTGA
- a CDS encoding ABC transporter permease → MAEIASGNATRENEALLTRQDWRERWALLGLASPAVLTVMIVMVIPVGWLFYLSFLSDDGSFSLEHYDRMLESKAYARIFWTTFKVSFLTTGICILLGYPLAYFLSQLPKRAAALCMLTVLLPFWTSLLVRTYAWLVLLQSKGLINEWGISLGLWEEPLALVHNLTGTLIGMVHIMLPFLVLPLYGSMKAISEDYLKASSNLGAGPVQTFWNIFFPLSLPGLFAGALIVFVLCLGFFVTPAVLGGGKVIMVSNQITNNIELFFNWGAASALGVVLLAITLGILFAASRLLNLNRVLGGGH, encoded by the coding sequence GTGGCGGAAATCGCATCCGGCAACGCCACGCGGGAGAACGAGGCTCTGCTGACCCGGCAGGATTGGCGGGAGCGCTGGGCGCTGCTCGGACTGGCCTCGCCGGCGGTGCTGACGGTCATGATCGTGATGGTGATCCCGGTCGGCTGGCTGTTTTATCTCTCCTTCCTGTCCGACGACGGCAGCTTCTCTCTCGAGCATTACGACCGGATGCTCGAGAGCAAGGCTTATGCGCGCATCTTCTGGACCACTTTCAAGGTCAGCTTCCTGACCACCGGGATCTGCATCCTGCTCGGCTATCCGCTCGCCTACTTCCTCTCCCAGCTTCCGAAGCGCGCCGCGGCGCTCTGCATGCTGACCGTGCTGCTGCCGTTCTGGACCTCGCTGCTGGTGCGGACCTACGCCTGGCTGGTGCTGCTGCAGAGCAAGGGGCTGATCAACGAGTGGGGGATCTCCCTCGGGCTCTGGGAAGAACCGCTCGCTCTTGTCCATAACCTGACAGGGACGCTGATCGGCATGGTCCATATCATGCTCCCCTTCCTTGTCCTGCCGCTCTACGGCTCGATGAAGGCAATCAGCGAGGATTACCTGAAAGCGTCGTCGAATCTCGGCGCAGGACCGGTGCAGACCTTCTGGAACATCTTCTTCCCGCTGTCGCTGCCTGGCCTCTTCGCGGGCGCGCTCATCGTCTTTGTGCTCTGCCTCGGCTTCTTCGTCACGCCAGCCGTGCTCGGCGGCGGCAAGGTGATCATGGTGTCCAACCAGATCACCAACAATATCGAGCTGTTCTTCAATTGGGGGGCGGCGAGCGCGCTCGGTGTGGTTCTGCTGGCGATCACGCTGGGCATCCTGTTCGCCGCGTCGCGTCTGCTGAACCTGAACCGCGTTCTCGGGGGAGGGCATTGA
- a CDS encoding ABC transporter ATP-binding protein produces the protein MSKQDALPISISGLTKSYGSLFALDHVDLEVKSGEFLTLLGPSGSGKTTLLMALAGFTRPDHGSIRFGDEEIVTMPPHKRGVGMVFQNYALFPHMSVAANVAYPLKLRKVAKAEAAGLVERALETVQLGGYGERRIGQLSGGQKQRVALARAIVFSPRILLMDEPLSALDKNLREQMQIELRHLHEKLGMTTVYVTHDQREALTMSDRIAVINHGRLMQLDAPRRIYERPANRFIAEFIGESTFLKLERKGDNLSFAGVALEVGEVPDGRALSLVVRPERLTILDGSDSGKTNIFPGTVKDLVYQGDTTLAYVTLADGTDIAVRAGMRSEAAIEKLAVGERVALGLKPADVVLIPDEGE, from the coding sequence ATGTCGAAGCAGGACGCGCTTCCGATATCGATTTCCGGCCTGACGAAGAGCTATGGCAGCCTCTTTGCCCTCGATCACGTCGATCTCGAGGTCAAGAGCGGCGAGTTTCTGACGCTCCTCGGCCCGTCCGGATCGGGAAAGACCACGCTGCTGATGGCGCTTGCCGGTTTCACGCGCCCGGATCACGGCAGCATCCGCTTCGGCGACGAGGAGATCGTGACCATGCCGCCGCACAAGCGCGGTGTCGGCATGGTGTTCCAGAACTACGCCCTCTTTCCGCATATGAGCGTGGCGGCCAACGTTGCCTACCCGCTGAAGCTGCGGAAGGTAGCGAAGGCGGAAGCCGCTGGTCTCGTCGAGCGGGCACTGGAGACGGTGCAGCTCGGCGGTTACGGTGAACGGCGGATCGGCCAGCTTTCCGGCGGGCAGAAGCAGCGCGTCGCGCTCGCCCGCGCCATCGTCTTCAGTCCGCGCATTCTGCTGATGGACGAGCCGCTCTCCGCACTCGACAAGAATCTCCGCGAGCAGATGCAGATCGAGCTCCGGCACTTGCACGAGAAGCTCGGCATGACCACGGTCTATGTCACGCACGATCAGCGCGAGGCGCTGACCATGTCGGACCGCATCGCCGTCATCAATCATGGCCGCCTTATGCAGCTCGACGCGCCGCGCCGGATCTACGAGCGTCCTGCAAACCGTTTCATCGCCGAATTCATAGGTGAGTCGACCTTCCTCAAGCTGGAGCGCAAGGGCGACAATCTCAGTTTCGCCGGTGTCGCGCTCGAGGTGGGCGAGGTGCCGGACGGGCGCGCTCTCTCTCTTGTCGTTCGGCCCGAACGTCTGACCATTCTCGACGGCAGCGATTCCGGGAAAACCAATATCTTCCCCGGCACGGTGAAGGATCTCGTCTATCAGGGCGATACCACGCTCGCCTATGTGACGCTGGCGGACGGCACGGACATCGCGGTGCGCGCCGGCATGCGCAGCGAGGCGGCGATCGAGAAGCTGGCCGTCGGCGAACGCGTCGCGCTCGGACTGAAGCCGGCCGACGTCGTTCTGATTCCGGACGAGGGGGAATGA
- a CDS encoding ABC transporter substrate-binding protein, producing MTNKKNISRRGILTVAAGAMALSAVALPALAADSVTVASWGGSYQNAQSLALFQPAAKAMGITVKEETYGGMSDVRLKVKAGAVGWDIVSSGSGSAARAAEEGLLEKIDFGIVDVSTFYPGLYTDYCIGSDVFSTVMAYNTATYGDNGPKSWADFWDVKKFPGKRSYRDKVAGALEPALMADGVAPQDVYKVLDSEEGIKRAIDKIRELKPSVAVWWSSGAQHAQLMKDGEVDMVTGWNGRFDVAKKDGAKVAYTFNQALLDYDCFAIPKGAPNKDLAMKFLAEMSKPEIQANLPEHITYGPTNKKAYEIGKIDEAMARAMPSHPDNAKLQLPISLAWYAKWEQKAAAMYQEMLTE from the coding sequence ATGACGAACAAGAAGAACATTTCCCGCCGCGGCATTCTGACCGTGGCGGCCGGCGCGATGGCCCTGTCCGCGGTCGCGCTTCCCGCACTTGCCGCCGACAGCGTGACCGTCGCGTCCTGGGGCGGCTCCTACCAGAATGCCCAGAGCCTTGCGCTCTTCCAGCCCGCGGCAAAGGCCATGGGGATCACCGTCAAGGAAGAGACCTATGGCGGCATGTCCGACGTCCGTCTGAAAGTGAAGGCCGGCGCGGTCGGCTGGGACATCGTTTCCAGCGGCTCCGGCAGCGCTGCCCGCGCCGCCGAGGAAGGTCTGCTCGAGAAGATCGATTTCGGAATCGTCGACGTCTCGACCTTCTATCCGGGGCTCTACACCGATTACTGCATCGGTAGCGACGTGTTCTCCACGGTCATGGCCTACAATACCGCGACCTACGGCGATAACGGGCCGAAGAGCTGGGCCGATTTCTGGGACGTGAAGAAGTTCCCGGGCAAGCGATCCTATCGCGACAAGGTCGCGGGTGCGCTGGAGCCGGCGCTGATGGCCGACGGTGTCGCGCCGCAAGACGTCTACAAGGTTCTCGACAGCGAGGAGGGCATCAAGCGCGCGATCGACAAGATCCGCGAACTGAAGCCGAGCGTCGCGGTCTGGTGGTCGTCGGGAGCGCAGCATGCGCAGCTGATGAAGGACGGTGAGGTCGACATGGTCACCGGCTGGAACGGCCGCTTCGACGTTGCGAAGAAGGATGGTGCCAAGGTGGCCTATACCTTCAACCAGGCGCTGCTCGACTATGACTGCTTCGCCATCCCGAAGGGCGCTCCGAACAAGGATCTGGCGATGAAGTTCCTGGCCGAGATGAGCAAGCCGGAGATCCAGGCGAACCTGCCGGAGCACATCACCTACGGCCCGACCAACAAGAAGGCCTATGAGATCGGCAAGATCGATGAAGCCATGGCGCGCGCGATGCCGTCCCACCCGGACAATGCCAAGCTGCAGCTGCCGATCAGCCTCGCCTGGTACGCCAAGTGGGAACAGAAGGCGGCCGCGATGTATCAGGAAATGTTGACCGAGTAG
- a CDS encoding NAD(P)/FAD-dependent oxidoreductase, producing the protein MQSDIFTEDFTTDPYWWGETPRPEIARPDLPQQVDVLVVGSGYTGLSAALELARAGRSVLVCDAEDAGWGCSTRNGGQISRSIKPGYEELTRRYGTDTAFGIIREGSNALDWITDFVAAEKIDCDFAVPGKFTAAHNPIQFEKMAWAAENQPAGLVEPLRVVTRAEQHAEIGTDAYYGGIVNESTASLDPAKFHAGLLRRAEEAGVVIATRCPVTSIEESAPGFRVRTGRGVVRARNVMVASNGYTGAVSGWQRRRVIPIGSYIIATEALPKEQMDRLIPTDRMLGDSRKVVYYYRPSPDRTRILFGGRVSAGETDPRKSAPLLRRDLAAIFPELADVRVSHSWMGFVAYTFDTLAHVGCHENVHYAMGYCGSGVSMSGYLGMRVAQQMLGKKEGRTAFDGIGFPTRPLYTGRPWFLAASVAYFRWRDGWNR; encoded by the coding sequence ATGCAGAGCGACATATTCACTGAAGACTTCACCACCGATCCCTATTGGTGGGGGGAAACGCCGCGGCCCGAGATCGCCAGGCCCGACTTGCCGCAGCAGGTCGACGTGCTGGTGGTCGGCTCCGGTTATACCGGCCTGTCGGCGGCACTGGAGCTGGCCCGGGCCGGACGTTCCGTACTGGTTTGCGATGCCGAGGATGCCGGTTGGGGCTGCAGCACGCGGAACGGCGGCCAGATCAGCCGCTCGATCAAGCCGGGTTACGAGGAACTGACGCGCCGCTATGGCACCGATACGGCGTTCGGCATCATCCGCGAAGGTTCGAATGCCCTCGATTGGATCACCGATTTCGTCGCCGCCGAGAAGATCGACTGCGATTTCGCCGTGCCCGGCAAGTTCACCGCCGCGCATAACCCGATCCAGTTCGAGAAGATGGCTTGGGCGGCGGAAAACCAGCCGGCGGGACTGGTCGAGCCGCTCCGCGTCGTCACGCGCGCCGAACAGCATGCGGAAATCGGCACGGATGCCTATTACGGCGGGATCGTGAACGAAAGCACGGCCTCGCTCGACCCGGCGAAGTTTCATGCGGGGCTGCTGCGACGCGCCGAGGAAGCGGGTGTCGTCATCGCCACGCGCTGTCCAGTCACCTCGATCGAGGAGAGCGCTCCCGGATTCCGGGTCAGGACGGGCAGGGGCGTCGTCCGCGCGCGCAATGTAATGGTCGCAAGCAACGGTTATACGGGTGCGGTCTCCGGCTGGCAGCGCCGGCGGGTCATCCCGATCGGCAGCTATATCATCGCCACGGAGGCGCTACCGAAGGAACAGATGGACCGGCTGATCCCGACCGACCGCATGCTCGGGGACAGCCGCAAGGTGGTCTATTACTACCGGCCGTCACCGGACCGGACGCGGATTCTGTTCGGAGGCCGGGTTTCCGCCGGCGAGACCGACCCGCGCAAGAGTGCGCCACTGCTGCGTCGCGATCTCGCCGCGATCTTCCCTGAACTGGCCGATGTCCGGGTCAGTCACTCCTGGATGGGTTTCGTCGCCTATACCTTCGATACGCTTGCCCATGTGGGCTGTCATGAAAACGTCCACTATGCGATGGGATATTGCGGCTCGGGTGTGTCCATGTCGGGGTATCTCGGAATGCGTGTCGCGCAGCAGATGCTGGGGAAGAAGGAGGGCCGGACGGCCTTCGACGGGATCGGTTTCCCGACGCGTCCTCTCTATACGGGCCGTCCCTGGTTCCTCGCCGCGTCGGTTGCCTATTTCCGCTGGCGCGACGGCTGGAACCGGTAG
- a CDS encoding mandelate racemase/muconate lactonizing enzyme family protein, translated as MKITKIETFSTRFVGFVRVTIEDGSQGWGQVSTYNSDISSLVLHRQVAPYALGWNAFDLPGLMRIIPEKEHKFPGAYLRRGMAGLDTALYDLYGKRGGKSVCELLGGTPRPFRVYGSSMRRDITPADEVERLKRQQDECGYDAFKIRVGSEYGHDVDEWPGRTEEIIGAMSKAFGESCDLLADANSCFTPKRAIEVGRMMQDHGFCHFEEPCPYWELEWTKEVSDALDIDVTGGEQDCDLAHWRRMAAMHAVDVLQPDILYIGGIHRTLHIADLAKKYGMACTPHSANLGLVTIFTLHLMGAIEAAGPYVEFAIEDFDYYPWQKDLYDPFPVARDGKVEIPSGPGWGVEIRQDWLERAQYQCSELD; from the coding sequence ATGAAAATCACAAAGATCGAGACATTCAGCACCCGGTTCGTCGGCTTCGTGCGCGTGACGATCGAAGACGGGAGCCAGGGTTGGGGCCAGGTCTCGACCTATAATTCCGATATCTCCTCGCTGGTGCTGCATCGCCAGGTCGCGCCTTACGCACTCGGCTGGAACGCCTTCGATCTTCCGGGGCTGATGCGGATCATCCCGGAGAAGGAGCACAAGTTCCCGGGCGCCTATCTGCGCCGCGGCATGGCCGGGCTCGATACCGCGCTCTACGACCTCTACGGCAAGCGCGGGGGCAAAAGCGTCTGCGAGCTGCTCGGCGGTACCCCGCGCCCGTTCCGGGTCTACGGCTCCAGCATGCGGCGCGACATCACCCCGGCAGACGAGGTCGAACGGCTGAAGCGGCAGCAGGACGAATGCGGTTACGACGCCTTCAAGATCCGGGTCGGCAGCGAATACGGCCATGACGTCGACGAATGGCCCGGCCGGACGGAAGAGATCATCGGAGCGATGAGCAAGGCTTTCGGCGAGAGCTGCGATCTCCTCGCGGACGCCAACAGCTGCTTCACGCCCAAGCGTGCGATCGAGGTCGGCCGGATGATGCAGGATCACGGTTTCTGCCATTTCGAGGAACCATGTCCCTATTGGGAGCTGGAATGGACCAAGGAAGTCTCCGACGCGCTCGACATCGACGTGACCGGCGGCGAGCAGGACTGCGATCTCGCGCACTGGCGGCGGATGGCGGCGATGCACGCGGTCGACGTGCTGCAGCCTGATATTCTCTATATCGGCGGCATCCACCGCACGCTGCATATCGCGGATCTGGCGAAGAAATACGGCATGGCCTGCACGCCGCACTCGGCCAATCTCGGTCTGGTCACGATCTTCACGCTGCACCTGATGGGCGCGATCGAGGCGGCCGGACCCTATGTCGAATTCGCGATCGAGGATTTCGACTACTACCCGTGGCAAAAGGATCTCTACGATCCGTTCCCCGTGGCCCGCGACGGCAAGGTCGAAATTCCGTCGGGACCAGGCTGGGGTGTCGAGATCCGGCAAGACTGGCTCGAGCGGGCGCAGTATCAATGCTCTGAACTCGATTGA